In one Myotis daubentonii chromosome 1, mMyoDau2.1, whole genome shotgun sequence genomic region, the following are encoded:
- the LOC132215780 gene encoding LOW QUALITY PROTEIN: eukaryotic peptide chain release factor GTP-binding subunit ERF3A-like (The sequence of the model RefSeq protein was modified relative to this genomic sequence to represent the inferred CDS: inserted 5 bases in 3 codons): MEAVGSAPSGDPASPAAVAEAQCEHLSPAVSRHLNVNAKPFVPNVHAAEFLRSFLRXPGLAADPPADTTSTEETCPGAGTPEGKRLGLGAPVEHAEEEQXVLCEGSDPAVTMELSEPVTGTGEVETVLEESWEHSKEMSEAEPGGCSLGDAGPPEESGQEMMEREGMRTSKPVVLPSGAPKKEHANVVFPGHVDAGKSTFGGQRMFLTGMVDKRTLEKYEREAKEKNRETWYLSWALDTNQERDKGKTVEVGRAYFKTEKKHFTILDAPGHKSFVPKMIGGASQADLAXLVISARKGEFETGSEKGGQTREHAMLAKTAGVKHLVVLVNKVDDPTVNWSSERYEECKEKPVPFLEKVGFSPKKDIHFMPCSGLTGANIKEQSDFCPWYTELPFIPYLDNMPNFNRSIDGPIRLPSVDKYKDMGTVVLGKLESGSIFKGQQPVMMPNRHNVEVPGTLSDDAETDYVGPGENLKIRLKGNEEEILPGFILCDPNNLCQSGRTFDVQIVITEHKSIICPGYNAVLHIHTCIEEVEITAFISLVNKKSGEKSKTRPRFVKQGRVCTARLRTAGTMCLETFKDFPQMGRFTLRDEGKTIAIGKVLKLVPEKD; encoded by the exons ATGGAGGCAGTGGGTTCAGCCCCTAGCGGGGACCCAGCCTCTCCAGCAGCGGTGGCCGAGGCCCAGTGTGAGCACCTCAGCCCGGCGGTCAGCCGTCACCTGAACGTCAATGCCAAACCCTTCGTGCCTAACGTACACGCTGCGGAGTTCCTGCGGTCCTTCCTGCG GCCTGGCCTAGCCGCAGACCCCCCTGCGGACACCACCAGCACTGAGGAAACCTGCCCCGGGGCGGGCACACCTGAAGGCaaaaggctggggctgggggcgcctGTGGAACATGCCGAAGAGGAGCA AGTGTTGTGTGAAGGCTCCGACCCAGCCGTCACCATGGAACTTTCTGAACCTGTTACAGGAACTGGAGAGGTGGAGACGGTTCTAGAGGAGTCATGGGAGCACAGTAAAGAAATGAGTGAAGCCGAGCCAGGGGGTTGTTCATTGGGAGATGCAGGGCCCCCAGAAGAAAGTGGCCAGGAaatgatggagagagagggaatgagaacATCTAAACCTGTGGTCCTACCCTCAGGTGCTCCTAAAAAAGAACACGCAAATGTTGTATTCCCTGGGCACGTAGATGCTGGCAAGTCAACCTTTGGAGGACAGAGAATGTTTTTGACAGGAATGGTTGACAAAAGGACACTTGAGAAATATGAAAgagaagctaaagaaaaaaacagagaaaccTGGTATTTGTCCTGGGCCTTGGATACAAACCAAGAACGAGACAAGGGTAAAACAGTAGAGGTGGGTCGTGcctattttaaaacagaaaagaaacatttcacaATTCTCGATGCCCCTGGCCATAAGAGTTTTGTCCCCAAAATGATTGGTGGTGCTTCTCAAGCTGATTTGG GTCTGGTCATTTCTGCCAGGAAAGGGGAGTTTGAAACTGGCTCTGAAAAAGGTGGACAGACAAGAGAACATGCTATGTTGGCAAAGACAGCAGGTGTAAAGCATTTAGTAGTGCTTGTTAATAAGGTGGATGATCCCACAGTAAATTGGAGCAGCGAGAGATATGAAGAATGTAAAGAAAAACCGGTGCCCTTTTTGGAAAAAGTCGGCTTCAGTCCAAAAAAAGACATTCATTTTATGCCCTGCTCAGGGCTAACTGGGGCAAATATTAAAGAGCAATCAGATTTCTGCCCCTGGTACACTGAATTACCATTTATTCCGTATTTGGATAACATGCCGAACTTCAACAGATCAATTGATGGACCAATTAGACTGCCAAGTGTGGATAAGTACAAGGATATGGGTACTGTGGTCCTGGGCAAGCTGGAATCAGGATCCATTTTTAAAGGCCAGCAGCCTGTGATGATGCCAAATAGGCACAATGTGGAAGTTCCTGGAACACTTTCTGATGATGCTGAAACTGATTATGTAGGCCCAGGTGAAAATCTTAAAATCAGACTGAAGGGAAATGAAGAAGAGATTCTTCCAGGATTTATACTTTGTGACCCTAATAATCTTTGCCAGTCTGGACGCACATTTGACGTTCAGATCGTGATTACTGAGCACAAGTCCATCATCTGTCCGGGTTATAATGCGGTGCTGCACATTCATACTTGCATTGAGGAAGTTGAGATAACAGCCTTCATCTCCTTGGTAAACAAAAAATCTGGAGAAAAAAGTAAGACACGGCCCCGCTTCGTGAAACAAGGTCGAGTGTGCACTGCCCGTTTAAGGACAGCAGGAACTATGTGCCTTGAGACATTCAAGGATTTTCCTCAGATGGGTCGTTTTACTTTAAGAGATGAGGGTAAGACCATTGCAATTGGAAAAGTTCTGAAACTGGTCCCAGAGAAGGACTGA